One window from the genome of Candidatus Nitrosotenuis cloacae encodes:
- a CDS encoding methane monooxygenase/ammonia monooxygenase subunit C → MQNYVLSYMAQMPALIPKEVEIQRLKKIWLIVIAMGSTAASVEVDNFVDGSLHQTSIRDSAFTPAHWWLYSHFVALPLGWGAAAIYDRKVPILRGPNNSMNTGLKMTILGYLATMFTIGVNEMWHFWFVEEIFAVPNHWMFNMGVVVAFMGALAYVVRVYARLVELGAETPGENPYVAEMYKMALEGKLYSRSIP, encoded by the coding sequence TTGCAAAATTATGTACTGTCGTACATGGCACAGATGCCGGCATTAATCCCAAAAGAAGTTGAGATCCAGAGACTAAAGAAGATCTGGCTCATCGTAATCGCAATGGGATCAACTGCAGCATCAGTGGAAGTAGACAACTTTGTAGATGGCTCTCTACATCAAACATCTATCAGAGATTCTGCATTCACTCCAGCACACTGGTGGTTGTACTCACACTTTGTAGCACTACCACTAGGTTGGGGAGCAGCAGCAATCTACGATAGAAAAGTACCAATTCTCAGAGGACCAAACAACTCCATGAACACCGGCTTGAAGATGACCATCCTTGGTTACCTTGCAACCATGTTTACAATCGGAGTCAATGAGATGTGGCACTTCTGGTTTGTAGAGGAGATCTTCGCAGTTCCAAACCACTGGATGTTCAATATGGGCGTAGTCGTGGCCTTCATGGGCGCTCTAGCATATGTAGTTAGAGTATACGCACGACTGGTCGAACTAGGTGCAGAAACACCAGGTGAGAACCCATATGTCGCAGAAATGTACAAGATGGCCCTAGAAGGCAAATTGTACAGCAGATCCATCCCATAA
- a CDS encoding ammonia monooxygenase — MVWLRRCTHYLFIVVVAVNSTLLTINAGDYIFYTDWAWTSFVVFSISQTLMLVVGACYYLTFTGVPGTATYYALIMTVYTWIAKGAWFALGYPYDFIVTPVWLPSAMLLDLAYWATKKNKHSLILFGGVMAGLSLPLFNMVNLITVADPLETAFKYPRPTLPPYMTPIEPAVGKFYNSPVALGAGAGAVLSVTMCALGCKLNTWTYRWMAAWSKWD, encoded by the coding sequence ATGGTCTGGCTTAGACGATGTACTCACTACTTATTCATAGTAGTGGTTGCAGTCAACTCAACCCTGCTGACAATCAATGCAGGCGACTACATCTTCTACACTGACTGGGCCTGGACTTCATTTGTTGTGTTTTCAATATCACAAACACTGATGTTGGTAGTCGGCGCATGCTACTATCTCACATTCACTGGAGTACCAGGAACGGCAACGTATTACGCGTTGATCATGACAGTCTATACATGGATTGCCAAAGGTGCATGGTTTGCACTCGGATATCCATATGACTTCATTGTCACACCAGTTTGGCTCCCATCAGCAATGCTGTTGGATCTGGCATACTGGGCTACAAAGAAGAACAAGCACTCACTGATTCTATTCGGTGGTGTGATGGCAGGACTATCTTTGCCATTGTTCAACATGGTCAACTTGATCACGGTTGCTGACCCATTAGAGACTGCATTCAAATATCCAAGACCAACTTTGCCACCATACATGACTCCAATCGAGCCCGCTGTAGGTAAATTCTATAACAGTCCGGTTGCACTCGGTGCAGGCGCAGGTGCTGTATTATCAGTCACCATGTGTGCCCTGGGATGCAAGCTAAACACATGGACGTATAGATGGATGGCAGCTTGGTCAAAGTGGGACTAA
- a CDS encoding DNA adenine methylase, whose protein sequence is MIFRHLVLLSQHQILSTEPKPFVKWAGGKRQLMPIIERHVPSDFGTYFEPFLGGGALLFHLISKNPEIRCKASDLNSDLVLAYVTIRDRVDELITSLQNHAKNYKKSPDSYYYQTRESEPTGQIEKVSRLLFLNRTCFNGLYRVNSKGKFNVPLGRYANPNIVNEENLISTSHALRSKKIQFSCRDFTSVLSDAKKGDFVYFDPPYQPVSRTANFTSYTNKDFTHEDLEKLVRVSEKLADRGCKVLHSNSNTRQVRDLFSGDWKVVEIRANRAINSDSAKRTGHTELLIKNY, encoded by the coding sequence ATGATTTTCCGACATTTGGTATTATTGAGCCAGCACCAGATACTCTCAACTGAGCCAAAGCCGTTCGTAAAGTGGGCGGGTGGGAAAAGACAGTTGATGCCAATCATAGAAAGGCACGTCCCGTCAGATTTTGGCACGTACTTTGAGCCGTTCTTGGGTGGTGGCGCATTGCTATTCCATTTGATATCAAAAAACCCTGAGATTCGGTGCAAGGCATCGGATCTGAACTCGGACCTGGTTCTTGCATATGTGACAATCCGGGATAGGGTGGACGAATTAATCACATCGTTGCAAAATCATGCTAAAAACTACAAGAAGAGTCCTGACTCTTATTATTACCAGACAAGGGAGAGCGAGCCGACGGGCCAGATTGAAAAAGTCTCACGCCTCTTGTTCCTGAACAGGACGTGCTTTAACGGGCTGTATCGGGTAAACAGCAAGGGCAAGTTCAACGTCCCGCTTGGAAGATACGCAAACCCAAACATCGTCAACGAGGAGAACCTCATTTCCACAAGTCACGCATTGCGCTCCAAAAAAATCCAGTTCAGCTGCCGTGACTTTACGTCAGTTCTATCTGATGCCAAAAAGGGCGACTTTGTCTACTTTGATCCGCCGTACCAGCCGGTGAGCAGAACTGCCAACTTTACCAGCTATACAAACAAGGATTTTACGCACGAGGATCTGGAAAAATTGGTCAGGGTGTCTGAGAAGCTGGCAGACCGGGGCTGCAAGGTGCTTCACTCCAACTCCAACACAAGGCAGGTGCGCGACCTGTTTTCAGGCGACTGGAAGGTGGTGGAGATTCGTGCAAACAGGGCCATCAATTCCGACTCTGCAAAGCGGACAGGACACACGGAACTTTTGATCAAGAATTATTGA
- a CDS encoding helix-turn-helix domain-containing protein — protein MVRGYQQEDVQQRLFEILSESKTGLSGVEIAEKLGLNRATMAKYLNVFAAEGIIKQKSIGNANLWFLESGTEKLQFPDDYFHVKERFLEFLTSGSQYQVYQLIRNCQYSGASIAKIVGEVIMPAISSIEDQYLKAKIGKSEAKLFYGIISNSIRILLLTPRDVDSKKNLVTIAADTTSAIYAEAASCALCSGGWQVMDLGDMSGAIDVMYDLDLQKLLTRIWKQKQGVLVVAVFSATDEGTKFFSESVNSIKPKFGKNLHVVVHSRTETRPNIKAEFVSESFDAVLQWTDSIAGSV, from the coding sequence ATGGTTAGAGGTTATCAGCAAGAAGACGTACAACAGAGATTGTTTGAGATTCTGTCAGAGTCAAAGACCGGACTGTCCGGCGTAGAGATTGCAGAAAAGCTGGGCCTCAACCGGGCCACCATGGCAAAATACCTCAACGTGTTCGCAGCAGAGGGGATAATAAAACAGAAAAGCATCGGAAATGCCAACCTGTGGTTTTTAGAATCTGGAACGGAAAAACTCCAGTTCCCAGACGACTATTTTCACGTAAAGGAACGGTTCTTGGAATTTCTAACGTCCGGCTCGCAGTACCAAGTGTACCAGCTGATAAGAAACTGCCAGTATTCTGGCGCCAGCATTGCAAAGATTGTAGGCGAGGTGATAATGCCGGCAATATCTTCAATTGAGGACCAGTACCTAAAGGCAAAGATTGGCAAGTCTGAGGCAAAGCTGTTCTACGGGATAATCTCAAACTCTATTCGCATCCTGCTGCTTACGCCGCGCGATGTTGACTCTAAGAAGAACTTGGTTACAATTGCAGCAGATACAACAAGTGCAATTTACGCAGAGGCCGCATCCTGCGCCTTGTGTTCCGGCGGCTGGCAAGTAATGGATCTTGGCGATATGTCCGGGGCAATCGATGTGATGTATGATTTGGATCTGCAAAAGCTACTGACTCGAATATGGAAACAAAAGCAGGGCGTCCTAGTGGTTGCAGTGTTTTCTGCAACTGACGAGGGCACCAAGTTCTTCTCAGAGTCGGTGAACTCGATTAAGCCAAAGTTTGGGAAAAACCTGCATGTTGTGGTGCACTCAAGAACTGAGACAAGGCCCAACATCAAGGCCGAGTTTGTGTCTGAGAGCTTTGATGCTGTTTTGCAATGGACAGACTCGATTGCAGGTTCTGTATAA
- a CDS encoding thioredoxin family protein, with amino-acid sequence MVVMESQVVLKTGDRAPEFELLGVDDKKHTFSSYGDSEAVLIIFMCNHCPYVKAKVDAINEIHNRFQGKVAVVGINSNDAVAYPDDSFESMKKFAQEKGIKFSYLVDDTQEVAKKYGAICTPDPFLFNKEGKLVFHGRIDNAMKPEDKATEKTMIVNIERLLEGKPIAKDFDPSIGCSIKWKK; translated from the coding sequence ATGGTCGTCATGGAATCCCAAGTTGTACTGAAAACGGGGGACAGGGCGCCAGAATTTGAACTACTTGGAGTAGACGACAAAAAGCACACATTTTCCAGCTATGGAGACAGTGAGGCGGTTCTGATAATCTTCATGTGTAACCATTGTCCGTATGTGAAGGCAAAGGTGGATGCAATAAACGAGATCCACAATAGGTTTCAGGGAAAGGTGGCAGTTGTTGGAATCAACAGTAACGATGCGGTAGCTTATCCAGATGACAGTTTTGAGAGCATGAAAAAGTTTGCGCAGGAAAAAGGAATCAAGTTCTCGTATCTTGTGGATGATACGCAGGAGGTTGCCAAAAAATATGGTGCAATATGCACCCCCGACCCGTTCCTCTTCAACAAGGAAGGAAAGCTTGTCTTCCATGGAAGAATCGACAATGCAATGAAGCCTGAGGACAAGGCAACCGAGAAGACGATGATTGTAAACATCGAGCGCCTCCTAGAAGGCAAGCCGATTGCAAAAGATTTCGACCCTTCAATTGGTTGCTCGATAAAGTGGAAAAAATAA
- a CDS encoding phosphopantetheine adenylyltransferase — MARFNVVAMGGTFDIIHKGHIALLDGAFSISSKVIIGLTGDELAKRKGKNLRHTYEHRLNTLKKLIDSRFQNKSYVISKLDNDFGPAVIEGDVEALVVSDETAHQGDALNSLRAQRNLGRVDVIVVPMVLAGDGKRISTTRIRNMEIDSDGNML; from the coding sequence TTGGCAAGATTCAACGTCGTGGCGATGGGCGGCACGTTTGATATAATACACAAGGGTCACATCGCGCTGCTTGACGGGGCATTTTCAATATCCTCAAAGGTGATAATCGGGCTGACTGGGGACGAGCTGGCAAAAAGAAAGGGCAAGAATCTGCGCCACACGTACGAGCATAGACTGAACACGCTAAAGAAACTGATTGACTCCAGGTTTCAGAACAAGTCGTACGTGATAAGCAAGCTTGACAATGATTTTGGGCCTGCGGTGATCGAAGGGGATGTAGAGGCACTGGTCGTAAGCGACGAGACTGCCCACCAAGGTGACGCGCTAAACTCACTTAGGGCACAGAGGAATCTTGGGAGGGTGGACGTGATTGTGGTGCCGATGGTGCTTGCAGGGGACGGCAAGCGCATCTCGACTACTAGGATACGTAACATGGAAATCGACTCCGACGGCAATATGCTATAA
- a CDS encoding tryptophan--tRNA ligase: protein MPADEFIVTPWHVEGEIDYDKLIKQFGTEKITVELLKKIEKITGESHFMLRRGIFFSHRDLGALLDDYSKGKKFFLYTGRGPSGHTHIGHLVPWVFAKWLQEKFDTTLYFQLTDDEKFFAKEGLTLEETKLFAYENALDFIALGFNPEKTKIIINTQNIKTLYPIAAQVAKKINFSNTKAVFGFKNETNIGMIFYTALQSAPCFIEDRQVLIPLGVDQDPHFRITRDVAPRIGKPKPSLIHNIMIPALTGPGGKMSASEEAGTIYTTDAPEVVKKKINKYAFSGGQPTVEEHRKIGGNPDIDVPYQYLRIFFEPDDKKLKTIYDDYKSGKMLTGELKAILIDKVNAFLGEHQKKREKAKSQLEKFLFEDK from the coding sequence ATGCCAGCCGATGAGTTCATTGTCACACCGTGGCATGTGGAGGGCGAAATCGATTACGACAAGCTCATCAAACAATTCGGCACCGAGAAAATTACTGTAGAACTTCTAAAGAAGATCGAGAAGATCACAGGCGAATCCCATTTTATGCTGCGGCGCGGAATATTCTTCTCGCACCGTGACCTTGGTGCGCTTTTGGATGACTATTCCAAGGGGAAAAAGTTCTTTCTGTATACGGGACGCGGCCCCTCAGGACACACCCACATAGGACACCTAGTCCCATGGGTCTTTGCAAAGTGGCTGCAGGAGAAGTTCGACACCACCCTATACTTTCAGCTAACAGACGATGAGAAATTCTTTGCAAAGGAGGGCCTTACGCTGGAGGAGACGAAGCTGTTCGCATACGAAAACGCCCTAGACTTTATCGCCCTCGGCTTTAACCCAGAAAAGACAAAGATAATCATCAACACGCAGAACATAAAGACACTGTACCCCATCGCGGCGCAGGTCGCAAAAAAGATCAACTTTTCAAACACAAAGGCAGTGTTTGGATTCAAAAACGAGACGAACATCGGCATGATATTTTACACAGCACTGCAGTCCGCGCCGTGCTTTATCGAGGACAGGCAGGTGCTAATCCCGCTCGGGGTCGACCAAGACCCGCACTTTAGGATAACTCGCGACGTGGCGCCGAGAATCGGCAAGCCCAAGCCGTCACTAATCCACAACATCATGATCCCGGCACTGACGGGGCCTGGTGGAAAGATGTCCGCATCAGAGGAGGCAGGTACCATCTACACCACCGATGCCCCAGAGGTTGTAAAAAAGAAGATAAACAAATACGCGTTTTCCGGCGGTCAGCCTACAGTCGAGGAGCACCGAAAAATTGGAGGCAACCCAGACATCGACGTTCCGTACCAGTACCTTAGGATCTTCTTTGAGCCGGACGACAAAAAGCTCAAGACAATATACGACGACTACAAGTCCGGCAAGATGCTCACAGGCGAGCTCAAAGCAATACTCATCGACAAGGTCAACGCATTCCTAGGCGAACACCAGAAGAAAAGGGAAAAGGCAAAAAGCCAGCTTGAGAAATTCCTCTTTGAGGACAAATGA
- a CDS encoding phenylalanine--tRNA ligase subunit alpha, with protein MSQVLHPIEKTIIKLLRNSPNLTEQEIAEKTNLHLDQTRRGIEWLKLKSLAKVVEKEESFVKLGKNGLAAKQEGLPERKLVNLVASQPASFDDLRKKLLDEVNIAIANAKRNDWISITKSDSGNIVSIKQKPDQTNEEKLIAQIGDGRIPLGAIADSAALESLKKRPDFILIESVKSRTVSLSENAKNVDTDVADVGAIDVEADVPRIYAARTHPLKDTINEIREVFVSLGFAEILGNFAQPSFWNFDALFTPQDHPAREMQDTFYIKDKLADKFATPAQIRQVSGSHKKGWKYDWSIDAARRMVLRTHTTCVTIKYLAENKPDEARVFSLGRVFRNEKVSYKHLVEFNQVEGIVVGRNVSLRDLMGIQTEFYKKMGINKIKFWPTFFPYTEPSLQTMVYNERLDKWVELFGMGIFRPEVTRPFGITKPVLAWGGGIERIAMLKYGLDDVREFYNNNLNWLRSVPKCQ; from the coding sequence TTGTCTCAAGTTCTTCATCCAATTGAGAAGACAATAATCAAACTACTAAGGAATTCGCCAAATCTTACAGAACAGGAAATTGCAGAAAAAACAAATCTGCATCTGGACCAGACGCGACGCGGAATAGAATGGCTCAAGCTGAAGAGTCTTGCAAAAGTGGTGGAAAAAGAAGAATCGTTTGTAAAGCTTGGAAAGAACGGGCTTGCTGCAAAGCAGGAGGGACTGCCAGAAAGAAAGCTTGTCAATCTGGTCGCATCGCAGCCTGCATCGTTTGACGATCTGAGAAAAAAACTACTCGACGAAGTCAACATCGCAATTGCCAACGCAAAAAGAAACGACTGGATATCGATTACAAAGTCTGATTCTGGAAACATCGTATCGATTAAGCAAAAGCCGGACCAGACAAACGAGGAAAAACTGATTGCTCAAATTGGCGACGGAAGAATCCCGCTGGGAGCTATTGCCGATTCGGCGGCGTTAGAGTCGCTCAAAAAGAGGCCGGACTTTATTCTGATCGAGTCTGTAAAGTCGAGGACAGTGTCGCTTTCTGAGAATGCGAAAAACGTGGACACCGACGTGGCAGACGTTGGCGCAATAGATGTGGAAGCAGACGTTCCTCGAATCTACGCTGCAAGGACGCATCCACTCAAGGACACGATAAACGAGATCAGGGAGGTCTTTGTGAGCTTGGGCTTTGCGGAGATACTTGGTAATTTTGCGCAGCCAAGCTTTTGGAATTTTGACGCCCTGTTTACGCCGCAGGATCATCCTGCAAGGGAGATGCAGGACACGTTTTACATAAAGGACAAGTTGGCCGACAAGTTTGCCACACCTGCGCAGATAAGGCAGGTATCCGGCTCGCACAAGAAGGGATGGAAGTACGACTGGAGCATAGATGCAGCAAGGAGGATGGTGCTGCGAACACACACCACGTGCGTTACGATAAAGTATCTTGCGGAAAACAAGCCGGACGAGGCCCGCGTGTTCTCGCTTGGGCGCGTGTTCAGAAACGAGAAGGTAAGCTACAAACACCTAGTGGAGTTCAACCAGGTGGAGGGCATAGTGGTCGGAAGAAACGTCTCGCTGCGCGACCTGATGGGAATTCAGACAGAGTTTTACAAAAAGATGGGAATCAACAAAATAAAGTTCTGGCCGACGTTCTTTCCGTATACTGAGCCGTCGCTTCAGACTATGGTGTACAACGAGAGACTGGACAAGTGGGTCGAACTGTTCGGCATGGGAATATTCCGACCTGAGGTGACAAGGCCGTTTGGAATCACAAAGCCGGTGCTTGCATGGGGAGGTGGAATCGAGAGGATCGCGATGCTAAAGTACGGGCTTGACGACGTCCGCGAGTTTTACAACAACAATCTCAACTGGCTGAGGAGTGTACCAAAATGCCAGTAG
- the pheT gene encoding phenylalanine--tRNA ligase subunit beta, producing the protein MPVVTLYLKRLEKLVGAKASRIVDALPFLGLDIEEQTQEYIRVEYSPNRPDYATDVGVASGLQGLLGIRTGLAKFSVKKSKLYSIKVDSATKKIRPCISGLVAKGGTLDDESIRQLIALQEDLHFGVGRRRKKASIGIHNLDAVSFPLLYTVKPKDHKFVPLATNAEMSVQQILENTDVGRDYGKVLGEGHKVPMILDASGNTVSFPPIINSSLTTVSTSNTNLLVEVTGNDQSAVDDSLAVVASALHNLGFTIYDVVINSKSTSSAFVTRMMGLDSDLVNQTLGLHMTPQSICTSLKKCRLDAKARGKKITCTIPRFRFDILGPMDLVEEVALGYGIKNLGPTLPASASVGQKNPTTLRLDSISQVMVGLGFTEALNSGLTSKHTLYDNCKRDSTDMIEVAESKSQEHTILRDMILPGLLENLSRNVHESYPQKLFETGTVFSKGAPIKESISIACVSAHKDTGYTEIKSVLQSLLKTDSNIECITKTAVNPMFAAGKMADVVINGKKVGVVGEIDPTVAENFKMRVPISGFEMVLSDSVL; encoded by the coding sequence ATGCCAGTAGTCACACTATACCTGAAAAGACTGGAAAAACTCGTCGGGGCAAAGGCAAGCAGGATAGTAGACGCTCTCCCGTTTCTGGGACTGGACATAGAGGAGCAGACTCAGGAATACATCAGGGTGGAATATAGCCCCAACCGGCCGGACTATGCAACAGATGTCGGGGTGGCGTCAGGACTGCAGGGGCTGCTTGGGATAAGAACTGGTCTTGCAAAGTTTAGCGTAAAAAAGTCAAAGTTGTACTCGATAAAAGTCGACTCTGCTACAAAGAAGATCAGGCCGTGCATCTCAGGACTGGTCGCAAAAGGCGGCACACTTGATGATGAGTCCATACGACAGCTGATTGCACTGCAGGAGGATCTTCACTTTGGCGTGGGAAGGCGTCGCAAAAAGGCGTCAATTGGAATCCACAACCTTGACGCAGTATCGTTTCCGCTGCTCTATACGGTAAAACCAAAGGACCACAAATTCGTGCCGCTTGCAACAAACGCCGAGATGTCCGTGCAACAGATTCTGGAAAATACTGATGTGGGGCGCGACTATGGCAAGGTGCTCGGGGAAGGCCACAAGGTGCCGATGATACTTGATGCATCAGGCAACACCGTTTCATTTCCGCCGATAATCAACTCGTCGCTTACCACCGTATCTACTTCGAATACCAATCTACTAGTGGAGGTGACAGGCAACGACCAGTCGGCAGTGGACGACTCACTTGCAGTTGTCGCATCAGCTCTTCACAATTTGGGATTTACGATATATGACGTTGTGATAAACTCAAAGAGCACATCATCTGCATTTGTCACGCGAATGATGGGACTTGATTCAGACCTGGTAAACCAGACGCTGGGACTGCACATGACGCCACAAAGCATCTGCACCTCGCTCAAAAAGTGCCGACTCGACGCCAAAGCTAGAGGCAAAAAGATCACATGCACCATCCCGAGATTCAGGTTTGACATTCTGGGACCGATGGACCTCGTAGAAGAGGTGGCACTGGGGTATGGCATAAAGAATCTCGGGCCGACACTTCCAGCATCCGCATCGGTTGGGCAAAAAAATCCGACAACTCTAAGACTTGATAGCATCAGTCAGGTGATGGTGGGCCTCGGGTTCACAGAGGCGCTCAACTCAGGACTTACAAGCAAGCATACACTGTACGACAACTGCAAGCGAGACTCGACAGATATGATAGAGGTTGCAGAGTCAAAGAGTCAGGAACACACCATCCTGCGCGACATGATACTTCCAGGATTGCTTGAGAACTTGTCGCGAAATGTACACGAGTCGTACCCTCAAAAACTGTTTGAGACTGGAACTGTTTTTTCCAAGGGCGCGCCAATCAAGGAATCTATCAGCATTGCGTGCGTCAGCGCCCACAAGGATACAGGGTACACGGAGATCAAATCGGTACTGCAGTCGTTGCTCAAGACTGACTCTAACATAGAATGCATAACAAAGACTGCCGTAAATCCGATGTTTGCTGCAGGCAAGATGGCAGACGTGGTGATTAATGGGAAAAAGGTCGGCGTGGTAGGTGAGATAGATCCTACCGTTGCCGAGAATTTTAAGATGCGAGTCCCAATCTCCGGCTTTGAGATGGTGCTTTCCGACTCTGTGCTGTGA
- a CDS encoding EVE domain-containing protein: MMAYWLCKQEPSSYNLDRLEKEKKTAWDDVHNNLALKNMRQMKKGDLAFFYHSGDEKQIVGIMEIASKAYPNPKENDTRFVTIDVRFKKRLKRPVTLAEIKADKMFQDWDLLRISRLSVMPVPAQIWNKIIKISQK, translated from the coding sequence CTGATGGCATACTGGCTGTGCAAGCAGGAACCTAGCAGCTACAACTTGGACCGTTTGGAAAAGGAGAAAAAAACCGCGTGGGACGACGTGCACAACAATCTGGCGCTAAAGAATATGAGGCAAATGAAAAAGGGGGATCTCGCATTTTTCTACCACAGCGGTGACGAAAAGCAGATTGTCGGCATAATGGAGATAGCATCCAAGGCGTATCCAAACCCAAAAGAAAATGACACCAGGTTCGTCACCATCGATGTCAGATTCAAAAAGCGACTAAAAAGACCGGTCACACTTGCTGAGATCAAAGCAGACAAGATGTTTCAGGACTGGGATCTCTTGCGGATCTCGCGACTGTCGGTGATGCCAGTACCCGCCCAGATTTGGAACAAAATAATCAAGATTTCCCAAAAATAG
- a CDS encoding Lrp/AsnC family transcriptional regulator, translating into MATAYVLINCELGSEEAIIKQLKSLDGVKEVHGTFGAYDILAKIESPTVEALRETITWKIRKIEKIRSTLTLMGIEGQS; encoded by the coding sequence ATGGCGACAGCTTACGTTTTAATAAACTGCGAACTAGGATCTGAAGAAGCCATCATAAAGCAACTAAAGTCTCTTGATGGTGTAAAGGAAGTTCATGGCACTTTCGGTGCATATGACATCTTGGCCAAAATCGAGTCTCCGACCGTTGAGGCCCTACGTGAGACCATCACATGGAAGATTCGAAAAATCGAGAAAATTCGATCTACCTTAACCCTGATGGGCATTGAGGGTCAATCGTAA